A region of Selenomonadales bacterium 4137-cl DNA encodes the following proteins:
- a CDS encoding phenylacetate--CoA ligase: MFWNKPIETMVRTELSAVQAARLRDTIERAYRQVPFYRSRMQAAGLLPEDIASLEHIGKLPFTTKQDMRDNYPYGLFAVPLAEIVRIHASSGTTGKPTVVGYTKRDIGIWAEVMARTLTAAGANRQSFIQVAYGYGLFTGGLGAHYGAELVGASVIPVSSGNTARQIMLMKDFGTTLLACTPSYALYIAETLGEMGLEPKDLSLRAGVFGAEPWSERMRKEIEARLSIKAIDIYGLSEIIGPGVASECECQDGLHINEDHFYPEIINPQTGETLPDGEKGELVLTTITKEGMPMIRYRTRDLTVLTHEPCACGRTLVRMGKVLGRSDDMLIIRGVNVFPSQVETVLLGLGETSPHYQLIVDREDNLDKLTVLVEVTEAMFSDEVRRLETLEHKIEAALGSVLGVSAQVRLVGPKSIERSEGKAKRVIDNRKL; the protein is encoded by the coding sequence TTGTTTTGGAATAAACCGATAGAAACCATGGTCCGTACCGAACTGTCAGCCGTGCAGGCGGCCAGGCTGCGCGACACCATCGAAAGGGCCTACCGCCAGGTGCCCTTCTACCGCAGCCGCATGCAGGCGGCCGGTCTGCTGCCCGAGGACATCGCCAGCCTCGAACACATCGGGAAACTGCCGTTCACCACCAAGCAGGACATGCGCGACAACTATCCGTACGGCCTATTCGCCGTTCCGCTCGCCGAAATAGTTCGCATCCACGCCTCCAGCGGCACCACCGGCAAACCGACGGTCGTCGGCTACACCAAGCGCGACATCGGCATCTGGGCGGAGGTCATGGCGCGTACTCTCACCGCGGCCGGCGCCAACCGGCAATCCTTCATCCAGGTGGCCTACGGCTACGGCCTCTTCACCGGCGGCCTCGGCGCCCACTACGGCGCCGAACTGGTCGGCGCGTCGGTCATCCCCGTTTCCAGCGGCAACACCGCCCGCCAGATAATGCTCATGAAGGACTTCGGCACCACACTGCTGGCCTGCACCCCGTCCTACGCCCTGTATATCGCCGAAACGCTCGGCGAAATGGGCCTCGAGCCCAAGGACCTCTCTCTCCGCGCCGGGGTTTTCGGCGCCGAGCCGTGGTCGGAGCGCATGCGTAAGGAGATCGAGGCGCGGCTTTCGATCAAGGCTATCGACATCTACGGCCTCAGCGAGATCATCGGGCCGGGCGTCGCCAGCGAGTGCGAGTGCCAGGACGGGTTGCACATCAACGAAGATCACTTCTACCCTGAAATAATCAACCCGCAGACCGGCGAAACGCTGCCGGACGGTGAAAAGGGCGAACTGGTCCTGACCACTATCACCAAGGAAGGCATGCCCATGATCCGCTACCGCACCCGCGACCTCACCGTACTCACCCACGAACCGTGCGCCTGCGGCCGCACGCTCGTCCGCATGGGCAAGGTGCTCGGCCGCAGCGACGACATGCTCATCATCCGGGGCGTAAACGTATTCCCTTCCCAAGTGGAGACGGTGCTCCTAGGCCTGGGCGAAACCTCGCCCCACTATCAGCTCATCGTCGACCGCGAGGACAATCTCGACAAACTTACCGTTCTCGTCGAAGTCACCGAGGCGATGTTCTCCGACGAGGTGCGCCGGCTGGAAACGCTGGAACACAAGATCGAAGCCGCCCTGGGCAGCGTGCTCGGCGTGTCGGCCCAGGTTCGGCTGGTGGGCCCGAAAAGCATTGAGCGCAGTGAAGGCAAGGCCAAACGGGTAATCGACAACCGCAAACTGTAA